Proteins encoded in a region of the Epinephelus lanceolatus isolate andai-2023 chromosome 20, ASM4190304v1, whole genome shotgun sequence genome:
- the u2surp gene encoding U2 snRNP-associated SURP motif-containing protein isoform X1, with product MADRTPGGSQKASAKALLESKLKSFSIGKMAVAKRTLSKKEQDEIKKKEDERAAAEIYEEFLAAFEGGGEGKVKAFVRGGFANASKDEASSDEKKGKLYKPKSRFETQTKSFLPLETPPQFLTLDKRHPVKKTTEKEKKKSNLELFKEELKQIQEERDERHKMKGRVSRFEPLSGTDGRRSSDGSSRRNRPSSVLDDCAPGSHDVGDPSTTNLYLGNINPQMNEEMLCQEFGRYGPLASVKIMWPRTDEERARERNCGFVAFMNRRDAERALKNLNGKMIMNFEMKLGWGKGVPIPPHPIYIPPSMMEHTLPPPPSGLPFNAQPRERLKNPNAPLLPPPKNKEEFEKTLSQAIVKVVIPTERNLLSLIHRMIEFVVREGPMFEAMIMNREINNPMYRFLFENQSPAHVYYRWKLYSILQGEAPVKWKTEDFRMFKNGSLWRPPPLNPYLHGPYDDGEEEEEEEEGSKKGCLKEEERDKLEEMLRGLTPRRGDIAEAMLFCLSHAEAAEEIVECITESLSILKTPLPKKIARLYLVSDVLYNSSAKVSNASYYRKYFETKLCQIFADLNATYKTIQGHLQSENFKQRVMSCFRAWEDWAVYPDPFLIKLQNIFLGLVNLAAEKEAPVVLVEAEPAEDIDGAPIGEYVDGSLLEDVDGVPIDAGPIDGAPIDGAPLDDLDGVPIKPMEEDLDGIPLDPSKEATFKVAPSKWEAVDESELEAQAVTTSKWEIFEQPEETKKDEEDSDDDDRSPRSEDNQSYFNPIRDDSDFKAKMSEMNEEKRTKLREIEVKVMKFQDELESGKRPKKSGQSIQEQVEHYRDKLLQKEKEKEKLEREKEREKKEKEKAEARLKDLKKEKEKEDTPTRKERKRRHSGSPSPTRSSSRRGRSSSPRSERSERSERSDRSYSKDTSSRSTHKDSPRSSNKKSSKRSPSPRTPKRSRRSRSRTPKKSAKKSRSKSRSPHRSHKKSKKSKH from the exons ATGGCGGACCGAACGCCTGGTGGCTCTCAAAAAGCTAGCGCTAAG GCGCTGCTTGAGAGCAAACTGAAGTCTTTCAGCATTGGGAAAATGGCAGTGGCAAAGAGGACCCTAAGCAAGAAAGAGCAagatgaaataaagaaaaaa GAGGATGAGCGGGCAGCAGCAGAGATTTATGAGGAGTTTCTTGCCGCTTttgaaggaggaggggagggaaaaGTCAAGGCCTTTGTCCGTGGTGGTTTTGCAAATGCATCAAAAG ATGAGGCATCTTCTGATGAGAAGAAAGGGAAATTGTACAAGCCCAAGTCACGGTTTGAGACCCAAACAAAAAGCTTCTTGCCTTTGGAAACCCCACCTCAGTTTTTAACATTAGACAAAAGACAT CCTGTGAAGAAAACTActgaaaaggaaaagaagaagagcaaCTTGGAGCTCTTCAAAGAAGAACTTAAACA AATCCAGGAGGAAAGGGACGAAAGGCACAAGATGAAAGGACGTGTTAGTCGTTTCGAACCTCTCTCGGGCACGGACGGAAGACGCTCAT CGGATGGTTCTTCAAGAAGAAACCGTCCGTCCAGTG tTTTGGATGATTGTGCGCCAGGTTCCCATGATGTTGGAGACCCGTCCACGACTAACTTGTATCTCGGAAACATCAATCCACAG ATGAATGAGGAGATGCTGTGTCAAGAGTTTGGCCGCTATGGCCCACTGGCCAGTGTGAAGATCATGTGGCCAAGGACAGATGAGGAGAGGGCTCGGGAGAGGAACTGTGGCTTTGTGGCTTTCATGAACAGGAGGGATGCAGAGCGAGCGCTCAAGAACCTAAATG GAAAGATGATAATGAACTTTGAGATGAAATTAGGATGGGGCAAAGGTGTGCCCATTCCTCCCCACCCCATCTACATCCCTCCTTCCATGATGGAGCACACACTCCCACCGCCTCCCTCTGGCTTACCCTTCAACGCACAGCCCCGGGAGAGGCTAAAGAACCCCAATGCTCCCTTGCTTCCTCCGCCTAAAAACAAGGAGGAGTTTGAGAAG ACTCTGTCGCAAGCCATAGTCAAAGTGGTTATCCCAACAGAAAG GAATTTGCTCTCTCTCATCCACCGAATGATCGAGTTTGTGGTGCGTGAAGGCCCAATGTTTGAAGCCATGATCATGAACAGAGAAATCAACAATCCCATGTACAG GTTTTTATTTGAGAACCAAAGCCCAGCACATGTATACTACCGATGGAAGCTCTACTCCATACTACAG GGTGAAGCACCAGTCAAATGGAAAACAGAAGACTTTAGGATGTTTAAAAATGGCTCGTTGTGGCGTCCACCACCTCTTAACCCGTACCTTCATGGTCCTTATGatgatggagaggaagaggaggaagaggaggagggcagCAAGAAGGGCTGCTTGAAGGAAGA AGAGCGGGACAAACTGGAGGAGATGCTGCGTGGTTTGACCCCCAGGAGGGGTGACATAGCAGAAGCCATGTTGTTTTGCCTCAGCCATGCCGAAGCAGCTGAAGAGATTGTGGAGTGTATCACagagtctctctccatcctCAAAACCCCTCTTCCCAAGAAG ATTGCACGGCTATATCTAGTTTCTGATGTGCTCTACAACTCCTCTGCCAAAGTATCCAATGCGTCTTACTACAGAAAATA TTTTGAGACAAAGCTCTGTCAGATCTTCGCAGACCTCAACGCGACATACAAAACGATACAGGGCCATCTTCAGAGTGAGAACTTTAAG CAACGAGTTATGTCATGTTTCCGGGCATGGGAGGACTGGGCTGTGTACCCAGACCCTTTCCTCATCAAGCTGCAGAACATCTTCCTGGGTCTAGTTAATCTCGCTGCAGAGAAGGAAGCCCCTGTTGTCCTTGTGGAG GCTGAGCCAGCAGAGGACATTGACGGGGCACCAATAGGGGAGTATGTAGATGGCTCTCTGCTGGAGGACGTGGATGGGGTGCCGATTGACGCCGGGCCCATTGATGGGGCGCCTATTGACGGAGCCCCCCTGGATGACCTAGATGGTGTTCCCATAAAGCCAATGGAAGAAGACTTAGATGGAATACCTT TGGATCCGTCCAAAGAGGCAACCTTCAAGGTAGCACCCTCGAAATGGGAAGCAGTGGACGAGTCGGAATTAGAAGCTCAAG CTGTGACAACTTCAAAATGGGAGATATTTGAGCAGCCAGAAGAAACGAAAAA GGATGAGGAGGACAGTGACGATGATGACAGGAGTCCTCGCTCAGAAGATAATCAGAGCTACTTCAATCCCATCAGAGATGACTCAGATTTTAAGGCCAAGATGTCTGAAATGAATGAGGAGAAACGTACAAAGCTCAGAGAAATAGAG GTTAAGGTTATGAAGTTCCAGGATGAACTGGAGTCTGGGAAACGGCCCAAGAAGTCTGGGCAGAGTATTCAGGAGCAGGTGGAGCACTACAGGGACAAACTACTACAAAAG gaaaaagaaaaggagaaacttgaacgggagaaagagagggagaagaaagagaaggagaaagctGAGGCCCGGTTGAAAGACTTGaagaaggaaaaagagaaagaggacaCGCCAACCAGGAAAGAGAG GAAGCGGCGTCACAGTGGGTCACCCAGTCCAACGCGGAGTAGCAGCAGACGAGGCCGGTCATCCTCACCTCGTTCAGAGCGGTCAGAGAGATCAGAACGCTCCGATCGCTCATATTCTAAAGACACATCTTCCCGCTCCACCCATAAAGACTCACCGCGATCCAGCAACAAAAAGTCCTCAAAGAG ATCTCCCTCACCTCGCACACCCAAACGATCCAGGAGGTCGCGCTCCAGGACGCCCAAGAAGTCAGCTAAAAAATCCCGGTCTAAATCAAGGTCACCTCACCGGTCTCACAAAAAATCAAAGAAGAGCAAACACTGA
- the ackr4b gene encoding atypical chemokine receptor 4b: protein MEDFYYHEDEDFNFTDGYDYNYEHSICDKEEVRSFAGVFLPVIYALVLVVGLAGNALVVVVYTSKLRLRTLTDVCILNLAISDLLLLFTLPFWAADAVHGWMLGSGACKLTSFLYSTNFSCGMLLLACISVDRYRAVAHNTMGRTGTSPQVRRQWLLVCVVLWAVASFLGLPELIFSTVKHSHHRIACTAIYPHSMARPAKAALELLEVILRFALPFLVMVVCYCWIGRALSQAAGVRRDRKWRALRVLLAVVAVFVLTQLPYNVVKLCRAMDIIYILVTDCEVSKGLDRALQVTESLALAHACINPLLYAFIGSSFRGHVLKFVKRLGQRLGRHPAPVNQEPAVEIALNARAQTQSQSGSEDQDTSTFTI, encoded by the coding sequence atggaagattTCTATTATCATGAAGATGAAGACTTCAACTTTACTGACGGTTACGATTACAATTACGAACACAGCATTTGTGACAAGGAGGAAGTGCGCTCTTTTGCCGGTGTCTTCCTCCCGGTCATCTATGCCCTGGTTCTGGTGGTGGGCCTGGCTGGGAATGCCCTGGTAGTGGTGGTCTACACATCAAAGCTGCGACTACGAACCCTGACAGATGTGTGCATCCTTAACCTCGCCATTTCGGACCTGCTGCTTCTCTTCACCCTGCCCTTCTGGGCGGCCGATGCCGTCCATGGCTGGATGCTGGGTTCGGGAGCCTGTAAGCTCACCTCCTTCCTCTACAGTACCAACTTCAGCTGTGGCATGTTGTTGCTGGCGTGTATCAGCGTGGATCGCTACCGCGCTGTAGCCCACAATACAATGGGCAGGACTGGGACAAGTCCCCAGGTGAGGAGACAGTGGCTCctggtgtgtgtggtgttgtgGGCTGTAGCCAGCTTTCTTGGCCTTCCTGAACTCATCTTCTCCACAGTAAAGCACTCCCATCACAGGATAGCCTGTACAGCTATCTACCCGCACAGCATGGCCCGACCAGCAAAGGCTGCCCTGGAGCTGCTGGAGGTGATCCTTAGATTCGCGCTACCTTTCTTGGTCATGGTGGTGTGCTACTGTTGGATTGGCCGGGCGCTGAGCCAAGCAGCCGGGGTGCGGAGGGACCGGAAGTGGCGTGCCCTGCGTGTCCTGCTGGCTGTGGTGGCTGTATTCGTGCTCACCCAGCTGCCCTACAACGTGGTCAAGCTGTGCCGAGCGATGGACATCATCTACATCCTCGTGACTGACTGTGAGGTCAGCAAGGGCCTGGATCGAGCTCTCCAAGTGACAGAGAGCCTCGCGCTGGCCCACGCCTGCATTAACCCCCTACTCTACGCCTTCATTGGATCATCCTTCAGGGGACATGTCCTCAAGTTTGTCAAGCGCCTTGGACAGCGACTTGGGAGACACCCAGCACCTGTCAACCAGGAGCCGGCAGTGGAGATTGCACTCAACGCACGCGCTCAAACGCAATCCCAGTCGGGTTCAGAAGACCAAGACACCAGCACCTTTACTATTTAA
- the pcolce2b gene encoding procollagen C-endopeptidase enhancer 2b produces MPFMPRGENRRRACSVNQTMWRTCSVFCAWSLLFLTEVCAQSQRRPSFTCGGNMTGDSGVIGSQGYPGVYPPNTKCVWRITVPEGKVVVLSFRFIDLESDNLCRYDYVDVYSGHVSGQRLGRFCGTFKPGALVSTGNKMLLQMVSDANTAGSGFLAVFSAAHPHERGDQYCGGRLDKPSGTFKTPNWPEKDYPAGVTCSWHIVAPKNQIIEVKFEKFDVERDNYCRYDHVSIFNGAEINDAKRIGKYCGDSPPAPVFSDGNQLLIQFLSDLSLTADGFIGHYKFRPKKFPTTTIPPTTTTQPVTTRPIPLKYSVALCQQKCKRRGTLESNYCSSNFVITGTVITAVMRGGSMYATVSIINVYKEGSLAIQQAGKTMSTKIIILCKKCPFIRRGLNYVFMGQVDEEGRGKIAPHHFVMAFKTKNQKGLNVLKTKRC; encoded by the exons ATGCCATTCATGCCACGGGGCGAAAACAGGCGCAGAGCCTGCTCCGTTAACCAAACAATGTGGAGAACATGCAGTGTTTTTTGCGCATGGAGTCTACTGTTTTTGACAGAGGTCTGTGCGCAGTCCCAGCGGAG ACCATCCTTCACATGCGGAGGAAACATGACAGGAGATTCTGGAGTAATCGGGAGCCAGGGGTACCCAGGAGTTTATCCTCCTAATACCAAATGTGTGTGGAGAATCACA GTCCCTGAGGGTAAGGTGGTGGTCCTCTCCTTCCGCTTTATTGACTTGGAGAGTGACAACCTGTGCCGCTACGACTATGTGGATGTTTACAGTGGCCATGTCAGTGGGCAGAGGCTCGGTCGCTTCTGTGGGACATTCAAACCAGGAGCCCTGGTTTCCACGGGCAACAAGATGCTCCTGCAgatggtgtctgatgccaacaCAGCTGGGAGTGGCTTCCTGGCTGTTTTCTCTGCTGCTCACCCACATGAGAGAG GGGACCAGTACTGTGGAGGCAGATTGGATAAGCCTTCAGGGACTTTCAAAACACCCAACTGGCCTGAGAAGGACTACCCAGCTGGTGTCACCTGCTCCTGGCACATAGTGGCACCAAAGAACCAG ATTATTGAAGTGAAGTTTGAGAAGTTTGATGTGGAGAGAGACAACTACTGCCGCTACGACCACGTCTCCATCTTCAACGGGGCGGAAATCAACGACGCCAAGAGGATTGGCAAATACTGCGGAGACAGCCCCCCAGC GCCGGTGTTCTCAGACGGGAACCAGCTCCTCATCCAGTTCCTGTCAGATCTCAGTCTGACTGCAGACGGCTTCATTGGACACTacaagttcagaccaaagaaatTCCCCACCACCACGATACCACCCACCACTACCACGCAGCCAGTCACCACCAGGCCCATAC CTCTGAAGTACTCCGTAGCCCTGTGCCAGCAGAAATGCAAAAGACGAGGAACACTTGAGAGCAATTACTGCTCCAGCAATTTTG tgATAACCGGGACTGTAATTACTGCGGTGATGAGGGGAGGAAGTATGTACGCCACTGTCTCTATCATCAATGTGTACAAAGAAGGAAGTCTGGCCATCCAGCAGGCAGGAAAGACCATGAGCACCAAGATCATTATCCTGTGCAAGAAGTGTCCATTCATCAGGAGAG GCTTGAACTACGTCTTCATGGGCCAGGTGGACGAGGAGGGCCGGGGCAAAATCGCCCCTCACCACTTTGTCATGGCGTTTAAGACGAAGAACCAGAAAGGACTCAACGTTCTGAAAACCAAGCGGTGCTGA
- the u2surp gene encoding U2 snRNP-associated SURP motif-containing protein isoform X3, producing MLPCFLRLKTRRSLRRNLLSLIHRMIEFVVREGPMFEAMIMNREINNPMYRFLFENQSPAHVYYRWKLYSILQGEAPVKWKTEDFRMFKNGSLWRPPPLNPYLHGPYDDGEEEEEEEEGSKKGCLKEEERDKLEEMLRGLTPRRGDIAEAMLFCLSHAEAAEEIVECITESLSILKTPLPKKIARLYLVSDVLYNSSAKVSNASYYRKYFETKLCQIFADLNATYKTIQGHLQSENFKQRVMSCFRAWEDWAVYPDPFLIKLQNIFLGLVNLAAEKEAPVVLVEAEPAEDIDGAPIGEYVDGSLLEDVDGVPIDAGPIDGAPIDGAPLDDLDGVPIKPMEEDLDGIPLDPSKEATFKVAPSKWEAVDESELEAQAVTTSKWEIFEQPEETKKDEEDSDDDDRSPRSEDNQSYFNPIRDDSDFKAKMSEMNEEKRTKLREIEVKVMKFQDELESGKRPKKSGQSIQEQVEHYRDKLLQKEKEKEKLEREKEREKKEKEKAEARLKDLKKEKEKEDTPTRKERKRRHSGSPSPTRSSSRRGRSSSPRSERSERSERSDRSYSKDTSSRSTHKDSPRSSNKKSSKRSPSPRTPKRSRRSRSRTPKKSAKKSRSKSRSPHRSHKKSKKSKH from the exons ATGCTCCCTTGCTTCCTCCGCCTAAAAACAAGGAGGAGTTTGAGAAG GAATTTGCTCTCTCTCATCCACCGAATGATCGAGTTTGTGGTGCGTGAAGGCCCAATGTTTGAAGCCATGATCATGAACAGAGAAATCAACAATCCCATGTACAG GTTTTTATTTGAGAACCAAAGCCCAGCACATGTATACTACCGATGGAAGCTCTACTCCATACTACAG GGTGAAGCACCAGTCAAATGGAAAACAGAAGACTTTAGGATGTTTAAAAATGGCTCGTTGTGGCGTCCACCACCTCTTAACCCGTACCTTCATGGTCCTTATGatgatggagaggaagaggaggaagaggaggagggcagCAAGAAGGGCTGCTTGAAGGAAGA AGAGCGGGACAAACTGGAGGAGATGCTGCGTGGTTTGACCCCCAGGAGGGGTGACATAGCAGAAGCCATGTTGTTTTGCCTCAGCCATGCCGAAGCAGCTGAAGAGATTGTGGAGTGTATCACagagtctctctccatcctCAAAACCCCTCTTCCCAAGAAG ATTGCACGGCTATATCTAGTTTCTGATGTGCTCTACAACTCCTCTGCCAAAGTATCCAATGCGTCTTACTACAGAAAATA TTTTGAGACAAAGCTCTGTCAGATCTTCGCAGACCTCAACGCGACATACAAAACGATACAGGGCCATCTTCAGAGTGAGAACTTTAAG CAACGAGTTATGTCATGTTTCCGGGCATGGGAGGACTGGGCTGTGTACCCAGACCCTTTCCTCATCAAGCTGCAGAACATCTTCCTGGGTCTAGTTAATCTCGCTGCAGAGAAGGAAGCCCCTGTTGTCCTTGTGGAG GCTGAGCCAGCAGAGGACATTGACGGGGCACCAATAGGGGAGTATGTAGATGGCTCTCTGCTGGAGGACGTGGATGGGGTGCCGATTGACGCCGGGCCCATTGATGGGGCGCCTATTGACGGAGCCCCCCTGGATGACCTAGATGGTGTTCCCATAAAGCCAATGGAAGAAGACTTAGATGGAATACCTT TGGATCCGTCCAAAGAGGCAACCTTCAAGGTAGCACCCTCGAAATGGGAAGCAGTGGACGAGTCGGAATTAGAAGCTCAAG CTGTGACAACTTCAAAATGGGAGATATTTGAGCAGCCAGAAGAAACGAAAAA GGATGAGGAGGACAGTGACGATGATGACAGGAGTCCTCGCTCAGAAGATAATCAGAGCTACTTCAATCCCATCAGAGATGACTCAGATTTTAAGGCCAAGATGTCTGAAATGAATGAGGAGAAACGTACAAAGCTCAGAGAAATAGAG GTTAAGGTTATGAAGTTCCAGGATGAACTGGAGTCTGGGAAACGGCCCAAGAAGTCTGGGCAGAGTATTCAGGAGCAGGTGGAGCACTACAGGGACAAACTACTACAAAAG gaaaaagaaaaggagaaacttgaacgggagaaagagagggagaagaaagagaaggagaaagctGAGGCCCGGTTGAAAGACTTGaagaaggaaaaagagaaagaggacaCGCCAACCAGGAAAGAGAG GAAGCGGCGTCACAGTGGGTCACCCAGTCCAACGCGGAGTAGCAGCAGACGAGGCCGGTCATCCTCACCTCGTTCAGAGCGGTCAGAGAGATCAGAACGCTCCGATCGCTCATATTCTAAAGACACATCTTCCCGCTCCACCCATAAAGACTCACCGCGATCCAGCAACAAAAAGTCCTCAAAGAG ATCTCCCTCACCTCGCACACCCAAACGATCCAGGAGGTCGCGCTCCAGGACGCCCAAGAAGTCAGCTAAAAAATCCCGGTCTAAATCAAGGTCACCTCACCGGTCTCACAAAAAATCAAAGAAGAGCAAACACTGA
- the u2surp gene encoding U2 snRNP-associated SURP motif-containing protein isoform X2 — MADRTPGGSQKASAKALLESKLKSFSIGKMAVAKRTLSKKEQDEIKKKEDERAAAEIYEEFLAAFEGGGEGKVKAFVRGGFANASKDEASSDEKKGKLYKPKSRFETQTKSFLPLETPPQFLTLDKRHPVKKTTEKEKKKSNLELFKEELKQIQEERDERHKMKGRVSRFEPLSGTDGRRSFLDDCAPGSHDVGDPSTTNLYLGNINPQMNEEMLCQEFGRYGPLASVKIMWPRTDEERARERNCGFVAFMNRRDAERALKNLNGKMIMNFEMKLGWGKGVPIPPHPIYIPPSMMEHTLPPPPSGLPFNAQPRERLKNPNAPLLPPPKNKEEFEKTLSQAIVKVVIPTERNLLSLIHRMIEFVVREGPMFEAMIMNREINNPMYRFLFENQSPAHVYYRWKLYSILQGEAPVKWKTEDFRMFKNGSLWRPPPLNPYLHGPYDDGEEEEEEEEGSKKGCLKEEERDKLEEMLRGLTPRRGDIAEAMLFCLSHAEAAEEIVECITESLSILKTPLPKKIARLYLVSDVLYNSSAKVSNASYYRKYFETKLCQIFADLNATYKTIQGHLQSENFKQRVMSCFRAWEDWAVYPDPFLIKLQNIFLGLVNLAAEKEAPVVLVEAEPAEDIDGAPIGEYVDGSLLEDVDGVPIDAGPIDGAPIDGAPLDDLDGVPIKPMEEDLDGIPLDPSKEATFKVAPSKWEAVDESELEAQAVTTSKWEIFEQPEETKKDEEDSDDDDRSPRSEDNQSYFNPIRDDSDFKAKMSEMNEEKRTKLREIEVKVMKFQDELESGKRPKKSGQSIQEQVEHYRDKLLQKEKEKEKLEREKEREKKEKEKAEARLKDLKKEKEKEDTPTRKERKRRHSGSPSPTRSSSRRGRSSSPRSERSERSERSDRSYSKDTSSRSTHKDSPRSSNKKSSKRSPSPRTPKRSRRSRSRTPKKSAKKSRSKSRSPHRSHKKSKKSKH; from the exons ATGGCGGACCGAACGCCTGGTGGCTCTCAAAAAGCTAGCGCTAAG GCGCTGCTTGAGAGCAAACTGAAGTCTTTCAGCATTGGGAAAATGGCAGTGGCAAAGAGGACCCTAAGCAAGAAAGAGCAagatgaaataaagaaaaaa GAGGATGAGCGGGCAGCAGCAGAGATTTATGAGGAGTTTCTTGCCGCTTttgaaggaggaggggagggaaaaGTCAAGGCCTTTGTCCGTGGTGGTTTTGCAAATGCATCAAAAG ATGAGGCATCTTCTGATGAGAAGAAAGGGAAATTGTACAAGCCCAAGTCACGGTTTGAGACCCAAACAAAAAGCTTCTTGCCTTTGGAAACCCCACCTCAGTTTTTAACATTAGACAAAAGACAT CCTGTGAAGAAAACTActgaaaaggaaaagaagaagagcaaCTTGGAGCTCTTCAAAGAAGAACTTAAACA AATCCAGGAGGAAAGGGACGAAAGGCACAAGATGAAAGGACGTGTTAGTCGTTTCGAACCTCTCTCGGGCACGGACGGAAGACGCTCAT tTTTGGATGATTGTGCGCCAGGTTCCCATGATGTTGGAGACCCGTCCACGACTAACTTGTATCTCGGAAACATCAATCCACAG ATGAATGAGGAGATGCTGTGTCAAGAGTTTGGCCGCTATGGCCCACTGGCCAGTGTGAAGATCATGTGGCCAAGGACAGATGAGGAGAGGGCTCGGGAGAGGAACTGTGGCTTTGTGGCTTTCATGAACAGGAGGGATGCAGAGCGAGCGCTCAAGAACCTAAATG GAAAGATGATAATGAACTTTGAGATGAAATTAGGATGGGGCAAAGGTGTGCCCATTCCTCCCCACCCCATCTACATCCCTCCTTCCATGATGGAGCACACACTCCCACCGCCTCCCTCTGGCTTACCCTTCAACGCACAGCCCCGGGAGAGGCTAAAGAACCCCAATGCTCCCTTGCTTCCTCCGCCTAAAAACAAGGAGGAGTTTGAGAAG ACTCTGTCGCAAGCCATAGTCAAAGTGGTTATCCCAACAGAAAG GAATTTGCTCTCTCTCATCCACCGAATGATCGAGTTTGTGGTGCGTGAAGGCCCAATGTTTGAAGCCATGATCATGAACAGAGAAATCAACAATCCCATGTACAG GTTTTTATTTGAGAACCAAAGCCCAGCACATGTATACTACCGATGGAAGCTCTACTCCATACTACAG GGTGAAGCACCAGTCAAATGGAAAACAGAAGACTTTAGGATGTTTAAAAATGGCTCGTTGTGGCGTCCACCACCTCTTAACCCGTACCTTCATGGTCCTTATGatgatggagaggaagaggaggaagaggaggagggcagCAAGAAGGGCTGCTTGAAGGAAGA AGAGCGGGACAAACTGGAGGAGATGCTGCGTGGTTTGACCCCCAGGAGGGGTGACATAGCAGAAGCCATGTTGTTTTGCCTCAGCCATGCCGAAGCAGCTGAAGAGATTGTGGAGTGTATCACagagtctctctccatcctCAAAACCCCTCTTCCCAAGAAG ATTGCACGGCTATATCTAGTTTCTGATGTGCTCTACAACTCCTCTGCCAAAGTATCCAATGCGTCTTACTACAGAAAATA TTTTGAGACAAAGCTCTGTCAGATCTTCGCAGACCTCAACGCGACATACAAAACGATACAGGGCCATCTTCAGAGTGAGAACTTTAAG CAACGAGTTATGTCATGTTTCCGGGCATGGGAGGACTGGGCTGTGTACCCAGACCCTTTCCTCATCAAGCTGCAGAACATCTTCCTGGGTCTAGTTAATCTCGCTGCAGAGAAGGAAGCCCCTGTTGTCCTTGTGGAG GCTGAGCCAGCAGAGGACATTGACGGGGCACCAATAGGGGAGTATGTAGATGGCTCTCTGCTGGAGGACGTGGATGGGGTGCCGATTGACGCCGGGCCCATTGATGGGGCGCCTATTGACGGAGCCCCCCTGGATGACCTAGATGGTGTTCCCATAAAGCCAATGGAAGAAGACTTAGATGGAATACCTT TGGATCCGTCCAAAGAGGCAACCTTCAAGGTAGCACCCTCGAAATGGGAAGCAGTGGACGAGTCGGAATTAGAAGCTCAAG CTGTGACAACTTCAAAATGGGAGATATTTGAGCAGCCAGAAGAAACGAAAAA GGATGAGGAGGACAGTGACGATGATGACAGGAGTCCTCGCTCAGAAGATAATCAGAGCTACTTCAATCCCATCAGAGATGACTCAGATTTTAAGGCCAAGATGTCTGAAATGAATGAGGAGAAACGTACAAAGCTCAGAGAAATAGAG GTTAAGGTTATGAAGTTCCAGGATGAACTGGAGTCTGGGAAACGGCCCAAGAAGTCTGGGCAGAGTATTCAGGAGCAGGTGGAGCACTACAGGGACAAACTACTACAAAAG gaaaaagaaaaggagaaacttgaacgggagaaagagagggagaagaaagagaaggagaaagctGAGGCCCGGTTGAAAGACTTGaagaaggaaaaagagaaagaggacaCGCCAACCAGGAAAGAGAG GAAGCGGCGTCACAGTGGGTCACCCAGTCCAACGCGGAGTAGCAGCAGACGAGGCCGGTCATCCTCACCTCGTTCAGAGCGGTCAGAGAGATCAGAACGCTCCGATCGCTCATATTCTAAAGACACATCTTCCCGCTCCACCCATAAAGACTCACCGCGATCCAGCAACAAAAAGTCCTCAAAGAG ATCTCCCTCACCTCGCACACCCAAACGATCCAGGAGGTCGCGCTCCAGGACGCCCAAGAAGTCAGCTAAAAAATCCCGGTCTAAATCAAGGTCACCTCACCGGTCTCACAAAAAATCAAAGAAGAGCAAACACTGA